One Anas platyrhynchos isolate ZD024472 breed Pekin duck chromosome 2, IASCAAS_PekinDuck_T2T, whole genome shotgun sequence DNA segment encodes these proteins:
- the DPH3 gene encoding diphthamide biosynthesis protein 3: MAVFHDEVEIEDFEYDAESGTYSYPCPCGDRFLITREDLENGEEVATCPSCSLILRVIYDQEQFMRDEVIAEPVANKELVKC, from the exons ATGGCGGTGTTCCACGACGAGGTGGAGATCGAGGACTTCGAGTACGACGCCGAGAGCGGCACCTACAGCTACCCCTGCCCCTGCGGGGACCGCTTCCTCATCACGCGG GAGGACCTGGAGAACGGCGAGGAGGTGGCcacctgccccagctgctcGCTCATCCTGCGCGTCATCTACGACCAG GAACAGTTCATGCGTGATGAAGTCATTGCAGAACCTGTGGCAAACAAGGAACTGGTTAAGTGCTGA